AACTATTGCAAGTTGTACATTATTTTCGACTACTTTTGAAACGTCTTCTGCAATTGACTGAACTATGGCAGGATCAATACCATAAGGTTTTTCACCCATGAGTGCTTCACCACTAAGTTTTAAGAGAACTCTTTTGTAAGTCATTCAATAATCGTACTTTTAAGACCTTAGCAAGTAAACGTACCAAATTTATTTTTTGTTCAGATATTGCTTGCGTCTTTAAACATTTCTAAACCTGCCTGAAGAAATCAAATAAACATTTGTTTAATTAGTACTCAACGCACTTTTGTGCTTTTATTCCTTGCTCTTTAAAAGGATGTCTTATTAGTTTCATTTCTGTAACTAGATCAGCGTAATTGATAATGGAATTAGATGCTCCCCTTCCAGTTAAAACAATATGATTTTTTCTATTATTTAAGCTTTTTAAAAAAGTGATTATTTCTTCGGGTGCAAGATAACCAAGTTTTGTCGCAATATTAATTTCATCAAGAATTATAAGTTTATAAGATTCGTTTTGTATATATTTTTTGGCTAGTTTCCAAGCCCCTTGAACTAATTTTTCATCTCTTATTCTGTCTTGTGTTTCCCAAGTAAATCCCTCTCCTAATGAATGCCAAGATATGTTTGAAGACAAGTTTTTAAGTGCTTTTTCTTCTCCGGTGGTCCAGCCTCCTTTGATAAATTGAATTATTGCTACTTTATAGCCATGCCCTATCGCCCTTAAAGCCATACCTAAAGATGCAGTTGTCTTGCCCTTGCCATTTCCTGTAAAAACAATCAATAATCCTTTTTTTGTTTTTCTAATTTGTAGTCTTTCGGCTTGAATATCTTTTCTTTGCTGCATTCTTTTTTTATATAAGCTTTCATCGCTATCCGGAGATAATTTTCCTCCCATTCCAAGTTTATTTGCTTGATTATCGAGGTTAAATATTTTCTCGGAAGATAAGGGTTTTTCTTGCATATGACCTTAATTTTTATTTTTATAATTATAAATCTTTAA
This is a stretch of genomic DNA from Prochlorococcus marinus XMU1412. It encodes these proteins:
- the cobO gene encoding cob(I)yrinic acid a,c-diamide adenosyltransferase — protein: MQEKPLSSEKIFNLDNQANKLGMGGKLSPDSDESLYKKRMQQRKDIQAERLQIRKTKKGLLIVFTGNGKGKTTASLGMALRAIGHGYKVAIIQFIKGGWTTGEEKALKNLSSNISWHSLGEGFTWETQDRIRDEKLVQGAWKLAKKYIQNESYKLIILDEINIATKLGYLAPEEIITFLKSLNNRKNHIVLTGRGASNSIINYADLVTEMKLIRHPFKEQGIKAQKCVEY